A genomic region of Denticeps clupeoides chromosome 17, fDenClu1.1, whole genome shotgun sequence contains the following coding sequences:
- the cry1b gene encoding cryptochrome-1b isoform X2, whose protein sequence is MGGNAVHWFRKGLRLHDNPALRDALRGADTLRCVYILDPWFAGSSSVGVSRWRFLLQCLEDLDASLRKINSRLFVIRGQPTDVFPRLFKEWKVTRLSYEYDSEPFGKERDAAIRKLANEAGVEVMVRISHTLYDLDKIIELNGGQSPLTYKRFQSLISRMDAVEMPAETITADVMGRCTTPISDDHDDKFGVPSLEELGFEVDTLTTAVWPGGETEALTRLERHLERKAWVANFERPRMNANSLLASPTGLSPYLRFGCLSCRLFYFKLTDLYRKVKKNCVPPLSLYGQLLWREFFYTAATNNPRFDKMEGNPICVQMPWDRNPEALAKWAEGRTGFPWIDAIMTQLRQEGWIHHLARHAVACFLTRGDLWISWEEGMKVFEELLLDADWSVNAGSWMWLSCSSFFQQFFHCYCPVGFGRRTDPNGDYIRRYLPILRGFPSKYIYDPWNAPESVQKVAKCIIGVHYPKPMVNHAEASRINIERMKQIYQQLSCYRGLGLLATVPSNSSNNGESSMSGAAAGPSSVDSAQEGSAAAAVQQVTSAPQSEAAAQSSWHGDLRYPGTSTRQQHGNLVGGTDESQRQDSKMAHAPASQRGKGTIAVKRHNEDLVARSSKVQRQSSH, encoded by the exons ATGGGCGGGAACGCGGTGCACTGGTTCAGGAAGGGGCTGCGGCTGCACGACAACCCGGCGCTGCGGGACGCGCTGCGGGGCGCGGACACGCTGCGCTGTGTTTACATCCTGGACCCCTGGTTCGCGGGCTCGTCCAGCGTCGGCGTGAGCAGGTGGAG GTTCCTGCTGCAGTGTCTGGAGGATTTGGATGCCAGCCTTCGTAAGATTAACTCCCGGTTGTTTGTAATCAGAGGCCAGCCCACTGATGTCTTCCCTAGGCTGTTCAAG GAATGGAAGGTCACGCGTCTGTCATACGAGTATGACTCTGAGCCGTTTGGTAAAGAGCGTGACGCGGCTATAAGGAAGCTCGCCAATGAGGCGGGGGTGGAGGTGATGGTGCGGATCTCCCACACTCTCTACGATCTGGACAA GATCATTGAGCTGAATGGAGGCCAGTCTCCACTCACCTACAAGCGCTTCCAGAGTCTGATCAGCCGCATGGATGCTGTGGAAATGCCGGCGGAGACCATCACTGCCGACGTCATGGGAAGATGTACCACGCCCATCAGCGACGACCACGACGACAAGTTTGGCGTTCCTTCTCTGGAGGAGTTGG GGTTTGAGGTCGATACTCTGACCACTGCTGTGTGGCCAGGAGGAGAGACTGAGGCTCTGACCCGCCTGGAAAGGCACCTGGAGAGGAAG gcATGGGTGGCCAACTTTGAGCGACCCAGGATGAACGCCAACTCCCTACTGGCCAGCCCCACTGGTCTGAGTCCCTACTTGCGTTTTGGCTGTTTGTCCTGCCGACTTTTCTACTTCAAACTCACTGACCTCTATAGGAAG GTGAAAAAGAACTGTGTCCCTCCCCTCTCGCTCTATGGACAGCTTCTGTGGAGGGAGTTTTTCTACACGGCCGCCACCAACAACCCGCGCTTCGACAAGATGGAGGGAAACCCCATCTGCGTGCAGATGCCCTGGGACCGGAACCCAGAGGCGCTGGCCAAATGGGCCGAGGGGCGGACCGGTTTCCCCTGGATCGATGCCATCATGACCCAGCTGAGGCAGGAGGGATGGATCCACCATCTGGCCCGACACGCTGTGGCTTGTTTCCTCACGCGTGGAGATCTGTGGATCAGCTGGGAGGAGGGCATGAAG gtgttcgaggagctgctgctggatgcTGACTGGAGTGTGAACGCAGGGAGCTGGATGTGGCTCTCATGCAGCTCCTTCTTCCAGCAGTTCTTCCACTGTTACTGTCCAGTGGGCTTTGGCCGTCGCACAGACCCCAACGGAGACTACATAAG gCGCTATCTGCCCATACTGAGAGGTTTCCCGTCTAAGTACATCTACGACCCCTGGAATGCTCCGGAATCTGTGCAGAAGGTGGCTAAGTGTATTATTGGAGTGCACTACCCGAAACCCATGGTGAACCATGCTGAGGCCAGTAGGATTAACATAGAGCGCATGAAACAGATCTACCAGCAGCTGTCCTGCTACCGGGGACTGG GGCTGCTCGCAACGGTACCGTCCAACTCCAGTAATAATGGGGAGTCGTCGATGTCAGGGGCGGCTGCGGGGCCTTCCTCGGTGGATTCTGCCCAAGAgggttcagcagcagcagcag TGCAACAAGTCACATCGGCGCCTCAGAGCGAAGCGGCTGCGCAATCTAGTTGGCACGGTGATCTGCGGTACCCTGGCACAAGTACAAGGCAGCAGCATG GTAACTTAGTGGGCGGTACAGATGAGTCTCAAAGACAAGACTCAAAGATGGCTCACGCTCCAGCATCACAGAGAG GAAAGGGAACAATTGCAGTGAAACGCCACAATGAGGATTTAGTGGCAAGGAGCTCTAAAGTGCAGAGACAGAGCAGTCACTAA
- the LOC114767102 gene encoding dihydrofolate reductase isoform X2, with product MEPPGKPVRLIAAACRNMGIGKDGRLPWDLPSEFRFLLDTISAVSSPGKRNLLVWGKVCWFSCPQEAFPIPNTLHAVLSRTLRCAPEGAHYLCPDFRSAVDLVSESPLKDVVETVWVLGGTSVYRDALQHPWCDLIYLTDVMEEFDCDVFFPPFDRSLYKLQEGFHGVPGDTQEENGIKFKFQVFKKS from the exons ATGGAGCCGCCAGGGAAGCCGGTGCGCCTGATCGCCGCGGCGTGCAGGAACATGGGGATCGGGAAGGACGGCCGCCTGCCCTGGGATCTGCC GTCCGAGTTCCGCTTCCTGCTCGACACCATCTCCGCCGTGTCCTCGCCCG GGAAGAGGAACCTGCTGGTGTGGGGGAAGGTCTGCTGGTTCTCCTGCCCCCAGGAGGCTTTTCCCATTCCCAACACCCTACACGCGGTGCTGAGCAGGACGCTGAG ATGCGCGCCCGAGGGAGCCCATTACCTGTGTCCGGACTTCAGAAGCGCCGTGGACCTGGTCTCTGAGAGCCCCCTGAAGGACGTGGTGGAGACTGTCTGGGTTCTTGGTGGGACGTCGGTCTACAGG GACGCACTTCAGCATCCGTGGTGCGACTTGATCTACCTCACTGACGTCATGGAGGAGTTCGACTGTGACGTCTTCTTCCCACCATTTGACAGGAGCCTTTACAAATTACAGGAAGG aTTTCACGGCGTGCCAGGTGACACTCAAGAAGAGAACGGAATAAAGTTCAAATTCCAAGTCTTCAAGAAGTCCTAA
- the LOC114767102 gene encoding dihydrofolate reductase isoform X1, protein MEPPGKPVRLIAAACRNMGIGKDGRLPWDLPSEFRFLLDTISAVSSPGKRNLLVWGKVCWFSCPQEAFPIPNTLHAVLSRTLRCAPEGAHYLCPDFRSAVDLVSESPLKDVVETVWVLGGTSVYRDALQHPWCDLIYLTDVMEEFDCDVFFPPFDRSLYKLQEGYGRFHGVPGDTQEENGIKFKFQVFKKS, encoded by the exons ATGGAGCCGCCAGGGAAGCCGGTGCGCCTGATCGCCGCGGCGTGCAGGAACATGGGGATCGGGAAGGACGGCCGCCTGCCCTGGGATCTGCC GTCCGAGTTCCGCTTCCTGCTCGACACCATCTCCGCCGTGTCCTCGCCCG GGAAGAGGAACCTGCTGGTGTGGGGGAAGGTCTGCTGGTTCTCCTGCCCCCAGGAGGCTTTTCCCATTCCCAACACCCTACACGCGGTGCTGAGCAGGACGCTGAG ATGCGCGCCCGAGGGAGCCCATTACCTGTGTCCGGACTTCAGAAGCGCCGTGGACCTGGTCTCTGAGAGCCCCCTGAAGGACGTGGTGGAGACTGTCTGGGTTCTTGGTGGGACGTCGGTCTACAGG GACGCACTTCAGCATCCGTGGTGCGACTTGATCTACCTCACTGACGTCATGGAGGAGTTCGACTGTGACGTCTTCTTCCCACCATTTGACAGGAGCCTTTACAAATTACAGGAAGGGTATGGACG aTTTCACGGCGTGCCAGGTGACACTCAAGAAGAGAACGGAATAAAGTTCAAATTCCAAGTCTTCAAGAAGTCCTAA
- the cry1b gene encoding cryptochrome-1b isoform X1 yields the protein MNFPWNCTFRQTHFHTRHGTGFPRAGLSSSWPLAVKFGDEGMGGNAVHWFRKGLRLHDNPALRDALRGADTLRCVYILDPWFAGSSSVGVSRWRFLLQCLEDLDASLRKINSRLFVIRGQPTDVFPRLFKEWKVTRLSYEYDSEPFGKERDAAIRKLANEAGVEVMVRISHTLYDLDKIIELNGGQSPLTYKRFQSLISRMDAVEMPAETITADVMGRCTTPISDDHDDKFGVPSLEELGFEVDTLTTAVWPGGETEALTRLERHLERKAWVANFERPRMNANSLLASPTGLSPYLRFGCLSCRLFYFKLTDLYRKVKKNCVPPLSLYGQLLWREFFYTAATNNPRFDKMEGNPICVQMPWDRNPEALAKWAEGRTGFPWIDAIMTQLRQEGWIHHLARHAVACFLTRGDLWISWEEGMKVFEELLLDADWSVNAGSWMWLSCSSFFQQFFHCYCPVGFGRRTDPNGDYIRRYLPILRGFPSKYIYDPWNAPESVQKVAKCIIGVHYPKPMVNHAEASRINIERMKQIYQQLSCYRGLGLLATVPSNSSNNGESSMSGAAAGPSSVDSAQEGSAAAAVQQVTSAPQSEAAAQSSWHGDLRYPGTSTRQQHGNLVGGTDESQRQDSKMAHAPASQRGKGTIAVKRHNEDLVARSSKVQRQSSH from the exons ATGAACTTCCCT tgGAATTGCACCTTTCGGCAGACCCATTTCCACACCAGACATGGGACAGGTTTTCCTCGAGCAGGGCTAAGCTCGAGTTGGCCGCTCGCTGTGAAGTTCGGGGACGAAGGCATGGGCGGGAACGCGGTGCACTGGTTCAGGAAGGGGCTGCGGCTGCACGACAACCCGGCGCTGCGGGACGCGCTGCGGGGCGCGGACACGCTGCGCTGTGTTTACATCCTGGACCCCTGGTTCGCGGGCTCGTCCAGCGTCGGCGTGAGCAGGTGGAG GTTCCTGCTGCAGTGTCTGGAGGATTTGGATGCCAGCCTTCGTAAGATTAACTCCCGGTTGTTTGTAATCAGAGGCCAGCCCACTGATGTCTTCCCTAGGCTGTTCAAG GAATGGAAGGTCACGCGTCTGTCATACGAGTATGACTCTGAGCCGTTTGGTAAAGAGCGTGACGCGGCTATAAGGAAGCTCGCCAATGAGGCGGGGGTGGAGGTGATGGTGCGGATCTCCCACACTCTCTACGATCTGGACAA GATCATTGAGCTGAATGGAGGCCAGTCTCCACTCACCTACAAGCGCTTCCAGAGTCTGATCAGCCGCATGGATGCTGTGGAAATGCCGGCGGAGACCATCACTGCCGACGTCATGGGAAGATGTACCACGCCCATCAGCGACGACCACGACGACAAGTTTGGCGTTCCTTCTCTGGAGGAGTTGG GGTTTGAGGTCGATACTCTGACCACTGCTGTGTGGCCAGGAGGAGAGACTGAGGCTCTGACCCGCCTGGAAAGGCACCTGGAGAGGAAG gcATGGGTGGCCAACTTTGAGCGACCCAGGATGAACGCCAACTCCCTACTGGCCAGCCCCACTGGTCTGAGTCCCTACTTGCGTTTTGGCTGTTTGTCCTGCCGACTTTTCTACTTCAAACTCACTGACCTCTATAGGAAG GTGAAAAAGAACTGTGTCCCTCCCCTCTCGCTCTATGGACAGCTTCTGTGGAGGGAGTTTTTCTACACGGCCGCCACCAACAACCCGCGCTTCGACAAGATGGAGGGAAACCCCATCTGCGTGCAGATGCCCTGGGACCGGAACCCAGAGGCGCTGGCCAAATGGGCCGAGGGGCGGACCGGTTTCCCCTGGATCGATGCCATCATGACCCAGCTGAGGCAGGAGGGATGGATCCACCATCTGGCCCGACACGCTGTGGCTTGTTTCCTCACGCGTGGAGATCTGTGGATCAGCTGGGAGGAGGGCATGAAG gtgttcgaggagctgctgctggatgcTGACTGGAGTGTGAACGCAGGGAGCTGGATGTGGCTCTCATGCAGCTCCTTCTTCCAGCAGTTCTTCCACTGTTACTGTCCAGTGGGCTTTGGCCGTCGCACAGACCCCAACGGAGACTACATAAG gCGCTATCTGCCCATACTGAGAGGTTTCCCGTCTAAGTACATCTACGACCCCTGGAATGCTCCGGAATCTGTGCAGAAGGTGGCTAAGTGTATTATTGGAGTGCACTACCCGAAACCCATGGTGAACCATGCTGAGGCCAGTAGGATTAACATAGAGCGCATGAAACAGATCTACCAGCAGCTGTCCTGCTACCGGGGACTGG GGCTGCTCGCAACGGTACCGTCCAACTCCAGTAATAATGGGGAGTCGTCGATGTCAGGGGCGGCTGCGGGGCCTTCCTCGGTGGATTCTGCCCAAGAgggttcagcagcagcagcag TGCAACAAGTCACATCGGCGCCTCAGAGCGAAGCGGCTGCGCAATCTAGTTGGCACGGTGATCTGCGGTACCCTGGCACAAGTACAAGGCAGCAGCATG GTAACTTAGTGGGCGGTACAGATGAGTCTCAAAGACAAGACTCAAAGATGGCTCACGCTCCAGCATCACAGAGAG GAAAGGGAACAATTGCAGTGAAACGCCACAATGAGGATTTAGTGGCAAGGAGCTCTAAAGTGCAGAGACAGAGCAGTCACTAA